The Amphiura filiformis chromosome 1, Afil_fr2py, whole genome shotgun sequence nucleotide sequence ttcacCAAAATTTGCCAACAAGTCAGAAGATAgtagattttcatgttcactgaatgataaaataaaagcCTTCAGCTTCATGGAGTACAGCACCAGACCACAGATATTTCCACATATTTCATGAACAAGCAGAGGGTAACTACTAGTAGTGCACATATAACTTACCCCATTTTCACATCGCAGCCTGCCATCATTACACGTTTCCCCTTCATTTATAATTGCAGGAGTCGGGCAATCAACACTGTTTCCAGTAAGCTTTGGTTAAGGAAAACAGTACTTAATGAAGTGTGTTATAAATCAGCATGTTTTAACCATAGCGACTAGTGAGTCTctataatcaaagacaaaatttaaaaaaaaactagttttcgtctgacatcatctgtcaatcaaatttgggcattgtttgtttacaagtgtcgtgatgatgagttACTGAACACGACGGTAAAACAGggtgccttatggttaattttgtacCTTCGAATACACAAactgtctcaaaagttaggtcttcatAGATAGATTGTTCATTTAATGCTACCATCACATTTTAGGATCAAGCCACTTTAATACATATTTGACAATTTAGTGTAGTATTCATAAAATCTCAGGTTTTTAGGGTGACTTCTGTGGAATTCTTACATTGTAAGCCTAAATAAAAAAtgcttgattggcgtaacataaaaatgaattatggtaggtaggtagggattattttacacacatttttaaAGCAGTAAATTGCGTTtcataaaggccttggaactttttttttaattcaattttttttttttttttttttcttgacaaAAAGTCTAGAGTCGGGCCTAGGTTGGCcgagttacgccaatcaaacaatttgttttcAAAGGCCTTAGTGACAGTGCAAAAATATGAATCATAGTACTACAgcatatttcaaatttaatttcacATACAAGGAGTGACATAAGTGTTTGGTAATAACAACAAAGGATATGTACAGAGTGACTGTGCTTGGCAATCTTCTTCTTTAAAACACTCCACTGTGTTATTATGAGGTAAACAAGTGTCAGGATTACAGCAGGCACCTTGCGATGGGCTGTCAAAGTAAAAGGAATAAAATTATTGCAAATTAAACAGAATTGTAtcatatttgaaaacaaaatattaagaAGAGTACTAACCTTTTTTTTACTTACACTTGATGAATGGTGGCCAAATTATATTCCATCATTCCTACATAAAGTCAGCTTTATTGGTAGATTACTGTTCAATAAATTTACTATCAACGCTTTTTAGTTTTTATCATCCCAACGACGCTTATACGGTGCAATGCGTTATATGACCCTTTGCATCTTTGCCATACATTGTGTGTCATGCATGTGCAGGGAAGAGACTGCTTCCTAGTGAATTGTGTGTGCACTGTCTCTTAGACACAGTAATAGGCTTGTGCAATATTGGCTGGAAAATTTCCACAACTTGAACCAAATTAGCACATACATATTCATACATACACACCCTGACAGAAATAGTGATTGCATAGTTCAGGTGAGACAAAAAtaagataaacaaacaagaaaCACCTTTTGGCATGTTGTACTGTACCTGCAATAATTAGGAGTATTCCCTTTGAGTTTGCAAGCAAGAGTATTGTCCGAGTTGTCGTTCTGAGCATGACAACATTTATCATCACATATATCCTCAAACCCACAGTCACACTCCTCATCTTCCTCCACAATGCCATTACCACATACTGTTATGCTGGACTTCTCTGTAACAATAATAATTGTGTTAAACAAATATAAATTAACAATGCTAGTATAGGGTTAGTGTGCTGTAACACCGTTCTTataattaaagtcccattcagtgatcctagggcaagtgtaaaaaaataaaattgttaataatttgcttaaaagtgaaggataagtcattcaaattgtcatttggtacttttggaatgaaacatttggcaaaaaatgaagaaaacaacagtattgacaaagttcaagctccattcaaatggagctaatcaaatgccttattttgtcttgaatacatggcttttggctgaaccactagcaggctatgacaatgacaaaggtaccaaaatctgaattttgataatttttacgatcatcctgatgagaaaatcactgaatgggcctttataaCAAGTCCCTAATGCTGATGAGGTGAACATGGATATCATATTGATATCACATACTATAAAACTATGAAAGCGAGGTCAAGAATAGTGTCATATGatgattttgttatttataaCCACATGATGACCATTCTTGACCTCACTTTCttgtattataaaattatattttgtggtaTCGATGTGAtatccattaaaaaaaataaaaataaatgtagacatttatatagcgctttatgccgtaaacagcctcaaagcgctttacatttattccgccgtcattagaatatgccggaaccatgtttgcagcctacaagtggcgcacgGTTCATCAGTataacgactgtgactacccctaacagcttcccattgcacctgggtggggtgaggcaagcgaggcaaagcgccttgcccaagggcgcaacacggtggtgggacggggaatcgaacccacgcatgtCGAGCaaactctcagattatgagtccaaggccgtaaccactgagccaccgtgccctcacatATTTACCCCATCAACACTAAGAAGGTACCAACTATAAGAACAATTATCTATAAAtgacaaattgcttaaaaattgactaattgtacTACAACAAAAGAAAccttttaacattttatatacaaGCATGTATTGAAAAACTACAACAAACAAACCCCttaaaattgatgaaaacataAAACAGTATATGGATACCTCCCAAACATCCCCAAAACCAACAATGCCATTATGCAAGAAAATTGTGAACCCATCAATATCAAATCCCATCttcagatgtctacggccataccacgttaaATACACCACACGGCATGGCATGGGCGTTTTTGTCATTTTTCCAACGAAAAATTGgagaggggcatttattagacGGGGAATGTTTagtacaaacaatacggtataataTTGTCTGAtaaatgtacaaacatatcagttAGGATACTTACCTACAAGACACCATGGCTTACTCCTATCATTGAACAAGGAGTTCAATACTTCCGTTATGTCACTATTACTGCATACTGATACAACGCCATTGTTTGGTTTATCAGCTGCTGATGCATGAGCAAACATCAGGTAGTTACCTTGGTCTCCTCCTGGTGTGCACTCTGTTGTGTCAGGATCATGCTGCAATTATTATCACAAATTTACAAACTTTTAAACACATTTCTACAAGGATCATTAAAACTGAAGAAAATTTGGTACATTTTACTTTATATAACTAATACAAAGATTCTGTTGTGTCAGGATCATGCTGCAATTATCATCACAAATTTACAAACTTTTAAACACATTTCTATAAGGAtcattaaaatgaaaatttggtacattttactttatataactaatacaaagattcttgtcatttgattgttcaattactattgattatttttgctgtatttagaaaaagactattgcactccacGCAAGTGCAATAGTCCgttttccattgcactcacgcGCAGCTACCTTGGCAACCCTGATATATGTGTGCGTATAGCAAGCACGGTGATCACCCcaactcgccaattataggtgtgggtgcCACTTTGAAAAAATCAATATAGCTTATCtatttttcaattgattttgttttcctggtgatttataaaattaaggggaagaaaaggaatttattacgagttatataaaacaaatggaacagtccatatttcacctcatgaaaatattcttactatTGAACTCAATTTGTAGAATATTTGGACAATGTCCATTGGACATACATGAAATATACTCACAACTTCAGACAATTCAGAACATTGTATTATTCTTTAGAAAACTGTAccaatgtattttcaaaaaattaagctTCATAAAATGACATAATATCTTAACTTACAAATGAGCCAAAGGTGTGTCCAAGTTCATGTGCAAATGTAAGATGTGAGACAGCAGGTGGTACATATGAACCATAGTTGTTGAGTGTCACTATGCCTGTATTCAGAGTAGACCCTGACACTGATCTGTCATAGGCTGAACAAACACCTCCATCACTGTTGGCTGTAATACACAATTATACAAGAGAAAGGATACCACGGGATGAATTGAATTTACAAGAAATAGCTTGTATGTGCTTTCAATAAAGAATTGTTAAATTTCTGCACTATACGAAAATGATATTGGTAATTTAAAGAGTAGACTGAGCCAACAGAATAAAATATTATTTGGCATTGGCAAGAAATTTTTTACCACAATGATAGGAAAATGCAATACTTCAGGTTCTTTCATGATCCCACTGGGCTATCCTACTGAATGGAGCTCGTATACTTCAACCACCTTGGATGacactataggcaaaatatctcatTCTCAATCATGGGAGTACATACCTTCTGCGTACTGTTGCATCAGCATACTTTTCATGGAATAACACAATCGCACAgccatgattggtcaattctcaaaagatgtgTTGCTCTGTAAATGTGTGGTCTTTGCATAGTACGCTCGATGGCCGATGCACACATCTGtgcatacccaagttggctctcatgatcaagaattaaatattttgcctataaataACCTAATTTCAGTGAAAATATCCCATTTTAGTTTCATTACATCATGTTACCTTTGTCATTTGCAATGACTTACTTTTGGGATATCTATACAAAACAGAAAATAATATAACACAAAACAGATATTTCATAGCACATTGAATTAAACTTACTTGCACTTGATGCAATCCAGGCTAGACCCAGCACACCATTGGAGAAGTCACGGTTGGTGAATGTATATGAAGCGCAGTAGTCCGTCCAATCACCTTCTGAAGCCAGATCTAAATACTTCTCTACACCAATATAGTCACTGGCAAATTTATAGTTAGGATCCCTCTTATCATCTGGGGACCAAACCTTTAAAAGTTTAACAAAAACAACCAATCAAATTAACAATCAAACACACTAAATTAATGGAACTGAAAATGCATGGAGATGACAAACTGGCTGACATatctaaacgcatcccaaaaagaaagtatccagttttattttggtccataagtcaaagatgtggtcttaaatcaagacctactaaaagtatgttacagatgaatttattccgcacagtttggtacctcatttgtccaaatcgatgcagaattaatgacacagtgatcttttaaatgtagtcacttcaatttttaaagttgcagtaattcctattgatgttgttttcctgcttctcaagattcttcacaAAGGTACTGTTTGACtccacttcatgtgttttattcaatacaaatactcttttactccttcctcaatgttttcccgttcactcttcacagtccatatctggtatgtcctcctgctgcatcaatgattgCCAGACATCTGCGGCCCATGCTCTCAGCGAGACTCCTGATGCGCCCTGGCCTTGATCCATCGCTGTCCATATTGAGTAGCAGTACCAAATCAATAGGCATTTACTGCAACCTttgaaattgaggtgattgcattcaaaaggtcgttgtgtcatcaattctgcatcaattTAGACCAATGGGGTATCAAACTCTGCGGAATAACttgatctgtaacatacttttggtaggtcttgattcaagaccacatctttgacttatggaccaaaatcaaactggatactttctttttgggatgcgtttacatCATTTTTATACAACCTGCACTAGAAAGTATTCAAtgcaatatgtgacctgctcccacaaaatgagcttaaagtcgcaagttggtatcTGAGTCGGTGTTCTTTATTTTGACATTCACCTTACAAGAAAGTACAGTATGTCTTTATGAATGGGGCATTCTGCAAaccagtggtatgtcctttgtcaATGGAGCACAACATGCACAGTTGGGTATTTTCAAagaacatactactggcttgtacaagtgccgtcaaacaaagaacatcaactcaacagctaggccttgaaactaccaacttgcaactttgcgttcattttgtgggagcaggttacGTATGTGATGTGACCAAGCAAAAtgggttgttgttgttgctaaaCTTGATTTTCACTTTGGGCTAAAGTGTTGGTCAATTTCttctgtatttttttgttttttgaaatgtcCTAATAATCATATCccagtaagggctcatattgaaataccctaccacgttttcacacagaaagaaggcaggattccctcgctaagcgcgtgcctcaggaaagcttggtcataaaacggatggattatttgcatcagtgatacaccctgcccaggattttaacaaaagaaggctagcacaggaaagctgcaggatggcgcacaccttcctgtgtaagggaatttcaatatgagccctaaagtaGGTAATAGGGAtatgcatcctgcacaagaacaaataaacacaatgactGAACAATTGAGCAatcattccccattgtgtttatttgttgtcttctttacttgtaacactttgggtttgtAAACTGATCTTTCTTTCTTATATCCCAGTAATAGGTTTTTTTAAAAGCTGGGTAAAGttgtatgttttaattacttttgcttctattgaacagtatgttttaattacttttgcttctattgaacagtatgttttaattacttttgcttctattgaacagtatgtttcaattacttttgcttctattgaacagttaGCAATGCATACTAGTTCAATATGTCCTGGCTGTTTAATAGCAGTAACAGTAAATTAAATGTAAgactttatccaaaaaaatgtgtttttatccAGTCCATATATTAAATGAAGACaatctgcgtgtttacactgagcactctgtatttttactctgtattacctggtaacccacaatccgattcaggcaacaacaaCCACATTTCTACAGAtacttaaaataagggttgtggtatgtaccggaagtactgaaaatattttcccgactcccaagctgcttttaaggttaTGTGATACAttaaatgtacataaaagaagttcaacaaCCAGCAACCGctaaccgttgtgtttccaccGGCACtgggtgtcacaccacatggtctacctcatgaggtggatcatggttgccgggtgtccacgccgcatcactctgaaccgatctgtttccactgggcacattaaccggtaacactctaaactaaaccgcattacccaccaaccgttccccagtagaaacatgcaGAATGATAACCGATGTATGGAACAagtaactcattttgcttgatcatgccAAATGTGATAAATGCAAGAAATGACTCCTTAATCTTCTGCTTtttggtctaaagttagacctagtctaagtggaattttgtcccaggagaaaggacattttcctttacatttgcttaagttattttgtattatttttgaactttgcatttaaatctttagaatttgctagctactctaagaaagaaataagagtaaaggaccatttctgatggaactaaattcctaAAAACTCTTGTGTGCATATGGACCTTACAGGCGCATATTAAACCTTtatgtccgtatgcacaaaacacacattagacccggtctaacttgtTCTGTGCATACAGACCTTAGTTCTTTGTACATAAACTCACCCTTAATCTGGAGATGGCAAAGTTGATATTCCTAAATCTATCAAAAGTAGTGGACTTGTATATATAGTCTGCTGCCTTCACATGATTTAGTACGTAGGACACCACAGCATCACGACTACCGAATCTGTGATAAGAACAATCACAAGATGTTCAAATAAGTCTGGTATATCATTTATAAGTGCAATAAGCTCAACAACAAAACACAGAATAAAGCTCCAATATcatactaaagtttgttcggtttatacatggaagaaagagatgagaaggaaccacaacgacttcgatcggccaagttttaatccgcttatctattgacgcatgaaaagaaaagctatcaatggtacttactttcatgtatgatccatttaccgcgatcgatgcttggcaaaatcattactggaaaaatttataacaaacccatccacgaacaaacaaacgctacccagaagtaagattatggaatttcactgatgctctgaacatgtatagtagctttgttttgggatctacagtcaaactgttttcttgatcgtgttgtgtagaaaatgtcctataaaacatcgaaaaggtaatcaaaatcggccgtttttttttgagtttcatctttagcaaataaggtaagattttggtgtcTTTTTCGAtaaaaaatagatgtaaaatgttcttaaatgataaaaattgttccgattgagtccggtacataaaacctgtttaattaaatagtttatatgtgtataatcgtaactagctaactcgtttcagtgccaaagactgccaactctgagaaaaaagtcatcaaagttcggaaaaattgggcaaaatggaagaaaaagatgtaggccatcaatgaccgatgatcacgtcaccagagaaaatcctatagggtgcttgcacggaaggtcattagttcaaatcatccttcacacacgctccagaagacatgcaaatacatggaatacaataccaatcacctatttaacgcgtggtattgatcaaagtaaatcctcatgaataacaatgtcaactaaatgtcggtaaagggagtggacaaagtgaatgcgttcgttgtggttccttcttatctctttcttccatggtttatATAAGGTGCAAAAAATTAGACTCATAActctgtgtattgatatagaatggcatgcatgcagaAGGGCGCAATgctttacgctagttgtgcgttgcgtaatgcgtgactgtgGCGCACGCTTATGAGAATTTTAGTGAtgcacgcagtaacaaaagccaaataatttccgccttatataagccgaacaaactgtatgatcagctcgtaataggcaggaaTCATAACATAGTGGATTGAGATAGATGGCATACACACAgtacagctgggcgcagcacctatcTAAACTGTGCACTGCGTATACTGTCGCGCAATTTGTGAATTGACTTGGGCATAAGTTGGGACTATATTGATGAGTGCAGTAAAAGAAACCTTAATAAATAGGCACACAGCTTGTTTGTAGGTAGGGCAGAGGCTGTGGCTCTTACATATACTAGAGATCGATTATTTGAATACCAAAGTGACATAGCATCTTACCGTTTATAGAACACATGGTCTGTCTGAATGTAAAGAGGACATGTCTGCTTATCTATTTTCTGATTATTACTTTGACGACGTTGCCGGCTATTACCTTGGTTAGATTCTTGCTCCTGTATATTCATATAACAAAGAACATTAACTGAATTTTAAAACAGCTTTCTTTGATTCTTATTTTAGATATGAGCTCCTTGATCACCTACACTTGTCAGCCAGAATACATAACTTACATGAATTCTATCATCACTCTAATCAATCATGAAATATGCACTAAGTTAAAGGTCACAGGTTTTGGTTGGTATAACATTGGTGTTATATAGAAAAATATATAGTTGATAGTTATCTTTCTTTATTGAATGTACAACAGCTTCAGtaacaagcactgctttccaaacAGGCCCTTATACAAAATACAAACCCAATCtcatccactcaggccaaagtcagatattttgaaaattgagttactaccattactaacttgctcagtatatacaattactgatgttgaatatCACCAGGTCTCTAAAataaagttatgaaccttttatatgtatattttcttgtgttttttattgctttttttcttctcactttttgcctttatctcagtttcattattggaCCTGATCTAGTcacatattatataatatattctAACATTTACACAAAATGTCCATATTACAAACAAAATAGGATCAAGTAACTCGAAATACATGTACAACAAAAAGTTATGTGATAACAATGGAATTGTACAATGGCATTGTATGAGTACAGAATGAACAGGATTTTGATACACTTTTAATTGGAATTGGCCTATTGAAATATCCTTTCACTAGTCTATCATATTATGAAAGATGCACATATCTTGTATCTGAAAGCGAAAGGGATAGTATCCGAAAGTTAACCCTTCTTATCTTAAAATGAATTTGTCATTTTTCTATCTCTTCAATATTCTTAAAATACCATTAATTTTATGTATCATAATGGACTTGCCATTCTTCTTGACAACTAACTGTGGGTGTTGGACTAAAGTACTTTGAATCAAAGCTCATCCAACCAATTGGTTTTGGACAATGTTCTGTTTTCCCGTAACTGGAGCTTATAAATGGACGTCAACTTCATGGCATAGCATGAATCAAACTTACACTTTCTTTGTCTTGATCTGGTTCTTTCTTCACCTTTTCCTGCATTCGTTTCAGTATGTCCCCCATGACACCACATCCACTACCCATCAAGGAACTCTTGTCCACATGTTTGTCAGAGTACATGACCGAATGGAAGTCTGCACTGTCAAAATATAGCTTGGCTGGTTCCAATGTATAAGCATCGCCCTTGGAGTATATGCGACCATTGAGGGTTCCATTTGTGATGGTGCCATGACAGTAACTCCCTGGCTCATCTGTAACATAGTAACAGAGATTGAAAGCATCTAATTAGTAATtaaagcagattcaacccatcatgGGACGTTTTCCCAACAAATCCAGGCAGCCGGTCAATCATCTGCCAGTCATGCATAGCGTGATATACATGACTGCCCGGTAGCCTGAATTTGTTTGGTCCCACGATGGGTTAAATCTGCTATCATATGATTATTTTCCTAATCTACATACATATTATAAATAACAAAGTTTGCTTTTGCTGCTTGTATTAAGGTGACTGTGTTCCTGATAGGGCATAATGTGTGCATGTACTGGTAATTGTTTGGACAATTTGTATACatgattaaaataaaacaaacaaacaaacaaacaaataaacacacaaacaaacaaacaaacaaacaagcaaatataCAAATACATAAAATGTACCTAAACTGGTCAAAACTATGGCAGAATAATTTTCTACAATATCAATTCATTTTATTATCATTAGGGCAAGATCAAAGTAATTTATCACAGATGTGCGCACTTTCCCCGCCAACACCATGTAAAAATATTGGTTCCTCTGGCTATATCATATGGTTCACAATGTTATGTATGACTACATGAGGAAAACTGTTGTGATCtgatttcattcaaaataataGTCCCAAATAACACCAAACTTGTTGCTTTGGAGTAAACATCATAAAcacatattattgttattaatattataacaTCATTATCAGTATGATCAACACAGTGTACAAATGTAGCTTCGTTGGTTAATTATTTAATGAATATGTCACTGTGTTATAGTATACTGCACTGTTTAGAATACAATTCGAATTTATGCTGTAGAGTACATAATTATCCCCAATTAAAGCACAGATGAATCAGATCAGGTATACAGCTCTAATCAATCAACCTGTTTTCATTAAGTGTAAATGGCCATGGTATTCATGGCAACAAATTATATTGCATGATTTATATTCACTCATTAACAAAACTTTGGGGCTGTTTGTTTTGTGTCTGTGCATGTATTGTGAATGTATATACCTAGGTGTGAACATAAACAGTAAATAAAAGAATATGTCATGACAGTTAATGTGAAAGATTTGACAGTGCCCTATCCTTGACATGAAATCAATAAACTGGTGGAACAATGTTATATTGATTACGACTACATGTTCCGATCAATAGTATAATTTTGGATTATCAGTCATCTTcatttatcattgttattattataattcaaGTGGTGCTTTCTCTCGCCCCTTTTCTCAGTTTTTTGCAAATGAATTATAAAaagaagcagtggcgtagatttctttttgacattgggggatggggttggaagtATAGTTAATCAAgaaccttttggcaacagaataagtctatggtacaaatgcgtaCAAATGGGggctgaaatggccaaatatgaggttaatttggtcagaaacccacatacagaccTCAACATGGGGGggctgattgtatggaccatcccccctggcaaaatattgggggatttatccaccCCCatccacccgggatctacgcctatgaaagGAAGCCTACATAAATGCGTAAGCTATACCCTTGTATGATACAGCCACATTCAACGTATTACAAATAAAAATATGGGTGGATAAAACCAGCTGTAAATAGTGATATTATTTCTTTGCTGCCTCAATGACCCAACCGTACTCAAATCAGTAATGAGCCATTACTATTCTATAGCCTATATACATGCTTCAATACCCCAACAGCAGGTATGGCAATCACAAAGTAATTAATTAACTTGTAATGAATGATATATATACGATGTAAATAATTGAACTCCGAAATACTACTCGGACACCTGCTTGTTACAGCATATATTTTAATTTGGCTTGCAGTGATTTGCTGTTTGCTATGGCAAATCAATACAAGCTAACAAAgtacccaacaacaacaacaacaacaacaacaacaatactctGAAATCAACAACTGACCTTTCCAACATAGTTTTTACAAGTGAAAATTTCtgaagtcaaatttgaccacTTCACGTTGACATAACAGTGCATAATCTGAAAGGTGGGCGTAACAAATTGGATTGGACAGTTATACAGGCCTATATACATTGTAGTATACAATGTAGGTAATTATGGTGTGGCAGATGATAATATAAACTATAGTAGTTCTgggaaaatgtcaacatttttcttctttttttttggtagAAATTTATTCAGCATAAAATTGCATTACTTCATTGATAtttattcatacactcctatatcaaagcagtcaatcagaaaagctgttagacaagtacgaaacatgcattgattgtgtatatggTGCACTCCACACTTTCTAGAtgcgtgtctttagaacacaaatatgcaattttcatccattttgatattttgagtaagttgttatggcggaccgaaaaaaattggcatggaaaataaattttgacgctttctcaaaaactgctcatttttgcagaaatctgccatgctagttggattccttgtgtcatttcctttctgaaaatgtatacttttatgtacttatcatcattacttttaaaaatacaacacaaaataatgtttaaaatttccgactttgagtgatcctgtgtgccccctTAATCAGACATATATATTCATATATTAATTCTCTTTCCAGTATCATGAGTACAGTTCTAGTTGCAATGACAAAtagataggcctaataataaattaTGCCATACCCACTGAACAAGAAAATAAACATGGGATGATCCATTACAGTTCATTGCTCACATATGCAGTCACCTTTACAACGAAAACAATGCCATGAAAACAGAGTTCACTGATTCCTTTGTTAAAGATCCCACAATGTAGCAATTATGACTATTTTAGTATTTATGTGCATTATGACTCATATTCAATATCCTTCTTTGATAAAATAATGtcataatatcacacaaatttAAGGATTGCATTATTGGATGT carries:
- the LOC140154383 gene encoding LOW QUALITY PROTEIN: disintegrin and metalloproteinase domain-containing protein 10-like (The sequence of the model RefSeq protein was modified relative to this genomic sequence to represent the inferred CDS: deleted 2 bases in 1 codon), coding for MYCFQMLILVVFLNIFQCVTVYSGSFTGSQLTQHIKYYEAINYNIEDIAQQHHRATRSIGNQEKNVEIKFYSHDRHFHIRLRRDTSILMQDFALVTSQGELPYFVNNLYAGEVVDEPGSYCHGTITNGTLNGRIYSKGDAYTLEPAKLYFDSADFHSVMYSDKHVDKSSLMGSGCGVMGDILKRMQEKVKKEPDQDKESEQESNQGNSRQRRQSNNQKIDKQTCPLYIQTDHVFYKRFGSRDAVVSYVLNHVKAADYIYKSTTFDRFRNINFAISRLRVWSPDDKRDPNYKFASDYIGVEKYLDLASEGDWTDYCASYTFTNRDFSNGVLGLAWIASSATNSDGGVCSAYDRSVSGSTLNTGIVTLNNYGSYVPPAVSHLTFAHELGHTFGSFHDPDTTECTPGGDQGNYLMFAHASAADKPNNGVVSVCSNSDITEVLNSLFNDRSKPWCLVEKSSITVCGNGIVEEDEECDCGFEDICDDKCCHAQNDNSDNTLACKLKGNTPNYCSPSQGACCNPDTCLPHNNTVECFKEEDCQAQSLCTGNSVDCPTPAIINEGETCNDGRLRCENGNCSLSICSYGNNLEPCQCSGEKAALCQVCCQPPNQPQSCVPSYRLNIPPGENDPTFIATGSPCNNYMGYCDVFNECRLANEDGPLTSIIRRIFFSDEPEILDALRSWLTDNWWVVLIAAIILIIVMVAIVLICDRLIPTSNPFRMEKEKFKNRRSSTYVKFRGRQDRNTQYGRRNQPPPNMDDHPDSRTESRATSF